From the Temnothorax longispinosus isolate EJ_2023e chromosome 6, Tlon_JGU_v1, whole genome shotgun sequence genome, one window contains:
- the LOC139814601 gene encoding uncharacterized protein isoform X2, with product MFLESNWTWLAERWGNMADLAERVDDLICSFDSTGETTMDTLSMLIFGWMLFGLVVLCVGKYVYNRFVLNELTATTAAAAAAAAAVASSSLSSSSSSSSSSLQLGKDGHARHDESVVTTGAAGTIIGKLFDKSKSVSPSSSSLARAGTGGAGGGGGTVSVGGGGGGGGGGGGAVSATGGGSGGGGGGGGGGGGGGAGASAGMVAGARSPSPGGYVPPTPPIRKRLTRKTSGALISPSRSSRALHLPTATGADAEAVRWVNELIVWLHHDLVILNELLATWVVSLNDFTAGSTDEHGVGVEFVRVLPETYPPTLSNIFCECDSKDDVTITCDCEATPALQLKAFRQRGDKVEVNHYRVNVNRFRARLNVVCITEKLLIDLKCDGWPEVKISLAAVGTIKKDLDESQLQEVVSEIVVGALRGINVHLNLSQYPTCPRLWREPPPQPGFSYPIHYDGVNASNSMVPQPPHQRLQGHTAPSSAPIQYMPGERRLLVKVVRAIDLGGQQGAVEPYCVVELDEPPQKNQTSIKRDTKNPLWDEAFLFDISHNTSEVLLEVFDRVNKSQRFLGLGIVGVEELLANPSQRQIIPLQARPYEEDDITGTLTVEFLFIEGAEVPQIGTKPYKVKETIKPVSPTRSYSQTNVISSNSLNYNNGNSTLILYDSAAQSEGDYLTNGNVVDSPYKSGQTNGNKGTLIVHSQQRQPERQIVKVTLMENGNWQEIFPEHGAKDVNAISGPETTPNSSNSEERGRTRRKRRDFFGTIKKRLSRSKTRSRSVGPEGEINHEDAHSRSISADRARDPGSAHLSVPEQSRRSSLSEASGISGTSTRTYVNEASTLVLETLENGIKKHYLVPLSLAQKSKWRKKGTKLHIFNDHTFIAKHMAGGTVCEVCKRTLARRLGKQGYECRDCQMKCHKHCHVKVDTTCPTSTIQSIELSLLPVLSE from the exons atgttTTTGGAATCCAATTGGACTTGGTTGGCAGAACGATGGGGCAATATGGCCGACTTGGCCGAGCGGGTGGACGATCTGATATGCAGTTTCGACTCGACTGGTGAAACGACCATGGATACCCTGTCGATGCTGATATTCGGCTGGATGTTGTTCGGTTTGGTGGTGTTGTGCGTTGGCAAATACGTGTACAATCGTTTTGTGCTAAACGAGCTCACCGCCACCACTgctgctgccgccgccgccgccgccgccgtcgcctcATCATCattgtcgtcatcgtcgtcgtcgtcgtcgtcgtcgctgcaGCTCGGCAAGGATGGTCATGCCCGTCACGATGAGAGTGTCGTGACGACGGGTGCCGCTGGTACCATCATTGGAAAACTGTTCGACAAGTCGAAATCGGTGTCACCGTCCTCGTCATCGCTCGCAAGGGCTGGTACCGGTGGTGCAGGTGGCGGCGGTGGTACCGTTAGTgtcggtggtggtggtggtggtggtggcggcggcggcggtgccgTTAGCGCTACTGGTGGTggtagtggtggtggtggtggtggtggtggtggtggcggtggtggtggtgccGGTGCCAGTGCCGGTATGGTAGCAGGTGCGAGATCACCATCACCGGGAGGCTACGTGCCGCCCACGCCGCCGATCAGGAAACGTCTGACCCGGAAGACCTCCGGTGCCCTCATCAGCCCGTCTCGAAGTTCTCGAGCTCTGCATCTCCCGACCGCGACTGGCGCGGATGCCGAGGCCGTGCGTTGGGTCAACGAACTGATCGTGTGGCTTCATCACGACCTCGTCATCCTCAACGAGCTCTTGGCCACTTGGGTAGTTTCTCTCAACGATTTCACCGCTGGCTCTACCGACGAg CACGGAGTCGGCGTCGAATTTGTTCGCGTACTTCCAGAGACTTATCCGCCAACCttgtcaaatattttctgCGAATGCGATTCGAAGGACGATGTG ACTATCACATGCGACTGCGAGGCTACTCCAGCTTTGCAACTGAAAGCATTTCGGCAACGAGGGGATAAGGTGGAGGTTAATCACTATCGGGTCAATGTCAATCGTTTCCGCGCTCGCCTCAACGTCGTCTGCATCACCGAGAAGCTGCTGATCGATTTGAAATGCGACGGCTGGCCAGAG GTGAAGATCTCTCTGGCAGCGGTGGGCACAATAAAGAAAGACTTGGATGAAAGCCAGTTGCAAGAAGTGGTGTCGGAAATTGTGGTGGGTGCCTTGCGAGGCATCAACGTTCACCTCAATCTTTCTCAATATCCCACGTGTCCTCGATTATGGAGAGAGCCGCCTCCTCAGCCAGGCTTCTCATATCCTATACATTACGACGGTGTA AACGCCTCGAATTCGATGGTTCCGCAGCCACCGCATCAACGCCTTCAAGGACATACCGCACCCTCGTCAGCACCAATACAATATATGCCTGGCGAGAGACGTTTGCTCGTGAAGGTTGTGAGGGCTATCGACCTCGGTGGTCAGCAAGGAGCCGTGGAGCCTTACTGCGTCGTGGAGTTGGATGAACCCCCGCAAAAGAATCAAACCTCTATAAAGAGAGATACCAAAAATCCGCTATGGGATGAAGcgtttttatt cGACATAAGCCACAACACGAGCGAGGTGTTATTAGAGGTGTTCGATCGTGTCAACAAAAGTCAACGATTCTTGGGGCTAGGAATCGTAGGTGTCGAGGAACTCCTCGCAAATCCGAGCCAGCGGCAGATCATACCTCTTCAGGCACGACCATACGAGGAAGATGACATTACAGGCACTCTCACGGTGGAG TTTCTGTTCATCGAGGGTGCGGAAGTGCCACAAATTGGGACCAAGCCTTATAAAGTCAAGGAGACGATAAAGCCAGTCTCGCCGACCCGTTCCTACAGCCAAACAAATGTCATCAGCAGCAATAGTCTGAACTACAACAACGGTAACAGTACACTTATCTTGTACGACTCTGCCGCACAGTCGGAAGGGG acTACTTAACGAATGGCAACGTTGTGGATTCACCATATAAAAGCGGGCAAACAAATGGTAACAAGGGGACGTTGATCGTACACAGTCAGCAAAGG CAACCGGAGCGACAGATTGTAAAG GTCACTCTGATGGAGAATGGAAACTGGCAAGAGATATTCCCGGAG CACGGAGCAAAAGATGTCAATGCTATTTCGGGACCAGAAACCACGCCTAATTCCTCCAATTCAGAAG aGAGAGGAAGAACACGAAGAAAACGACGCGATTTCTTTGGTACCATAAAGAAGCGACTGAGTCGATCCAAGACAAGAAGTAGATCAGTGGGTCCTGAAGGAGAGATCAATCATGAAGATGCTCATTCGAGATCCATATCCGCCGACAGAGCTCGCGATCCTGGCTCTG CTCATTTATCGGTACCAGAACAATCGAGACGATCGAGTTTGAGCGAAGCCTCGGGTATAAGCGGAACATCCACGAGAACGTACGTCAACGAAGCTTCCACGCTCGTTCTTGAGACTCTGGAGAACGGTATTAAGAA ACACTACCTCGTACCACTTTCCCTCGCGCAGAAAAGTAAATGGAGGAAAAAGGGGACAAAGTTGCACATATTTAACGATCATACGTTTATCGCCAAACACATGGCGGG AGGAACAGTTTGCGAGGTGTGTAAAAGAACCCTCGCACGAAGGCTCGGTAAGCAAGGCTACGAATGCAGAGACTGTCAGATGAAGTGTCACAAACATTGTCATGTGAAAGTCGACACGACGTGTCCCACATCCACTATCCAAAGCATCGAGTT GTCCTTACTGCCAGTACTGAGCGAATAG